A stretch of Coccidioides posadasii str. Silveira chromosome 2, complete sequence DNA encodes these proteins:
- a CDS encoding uncharacterized protein (EggNog:ENOG410PGV6~COG:L), translated as MTESRTLRSSKRRKLADQAPIKANGGHPETPQEVKQSSALSTKPKPRSSSRLQAKSQNTGAAEKPARSSRTKSKDSITAPKKKAREASSTNGKRLKSATPAARTSRSGRKIKDPEDENIWDVPVEDEAGKVSQEKDEIDVILPPGEAQPRMGHGEADSLALQIQLQLELARNHVSNICVTGPQDYGHYASELKYFCEADQVSDMIGFFAKFILERMNGSQLIPLRGLTTEYQTIYQLMEQTVLAGEGNSMLLLGGRGSGKTTVVETAISSLFKIHRDDFHVVRLNGFLHTDDRIALREIWHQLGREINVDEDLNRNSTYADTMASLLALLSEVPVDAADTMTTTKSVIVILDEFDLFTYHPRQTLLYNLFDIAQAKKAPIAVIGLTTKVDVMENIEKRVKSRFSHRYAFLPRPQTFAEFSDICMAALTIHPDEIQDCYAQARQGKYSEIVSRILKNPKGEQLSRLWNSYLQELWKDSHFQTHLKLIFHRTRCPRDFFATALLPISNLALCSSPSSHVPIPTAKSFTTDVLCPDPAPFPFPSDSTASTSTVSLPLSLLLAATRLTAIHDPSLSFTQTQISAPLTLTFPAVYAEYVRLLTSAKASASASGAAATPGRIWGKEAAREAWEKLVGWGLVIPAPGGSGIGDGKMFRIEISFEEVVDGMGPGGAGALGRWWRD; from the exons ATGACCGAGTCGAGAACACTCAGATCTTCAAAACGGCGAAAGCTTGCGGATCAAGCGCCAATAAAAGCAAATGGCGGCCACCCAGAAACACCCCAAGAGGTGAAGCAATCGAGCGCACTTAGCACAAAGCCCAAGCCCCGTTCTAGCAGCAGGCTCCAGGCGAAATCACAGAACACCGGTGCCGCCGAAAAGCCTGCACGATCATCGCGCACCAAAAGCAAGGACTCTATTACGGCCccgaaaaagaaagcaaggGAAGCATCGAGTACGAATGGAAAGCGGCTAAAGTCAGCCACACCAGCTGCGCGCACTAGCCGGTCAGGAAGGAAAATTAAGGATCCCGAGGATGAAAATATCTGGGATGTTCCCGTCGAGGACGAAGCGGGAAAAGTTAGTCAGGAGAAAGACGAAATTGATGTCATCTTGCCCCCCGGAGAAGCGCAGCCTCGGATGGGCCATGGCGAGGCCGACTCTCTTGCGCTTCAAATACAATTACAGCTTGAACTTGCTCGAAACCATGTTTCTAACATATGCGTCACGGGGCCGCAAGACTATGGACATTATGCTTCAGAGCTCAAATATTTCTGCGAAGCCGACCAAGTCAGCGACATGATAGGCTTTTTCGCCAAGTTCATACTGGAGAGAATGAACGGTAGCCAGCTTATTCCACTGAGGGGGTTGACTACCGAATATCAAACCATCTATCAACTAATGGAGCAGACCGTTCTCGCTGGCGAGGGGAATTCCATGTTGCTCCTCGGTGGTAGAGGCTCTGGTAAAACTACGGTCGTCGAAACCGCCATCTCCTCCCTTTTCAAAATCCACAGGGATGATTTCCATGTTGTGCGCCTGAACGGATTCCTTCACACCGATGATAGGATTGCCCTAAGAGAAATATGGCACCAATTAGGGCGTGAGATCAATGTGGATGAGGACTTAAACAGGAACTCAACGTACGCCGACACGATGGCCTCGCTACTAGCTCTATTATCCGAAGTACCCGTCGATGCAGCTGATACCATGACCACTACTAAATCAGTCATTGTCATATTAGACGAGTTCGATCTTTTCACATATCACCCACGTCAAACGTTACTTTATAATCTTTTTGATATTGCTCAGGCGAAGAAGGCCCCCATCGCCGTTATTGGGCTTACCACAAAAGTGGACGTCATGGAAAACATCGAGAAGCGAGTGAAGAGCAGGTTCAGTCACAGATATGCCTTCTTGCCACGCCCTCAGACATTTGCCGAATTTTCTGATATTTGCATGGCAGCCTTGACAATTCATCCGGATGAAATACAAGATTGTTACGCACAAGCGAGGCAAGGAAAGTATTCTGAGATTGTAAGCAGGATATTGAAAAATCCCAAAGGAGAGCAGCTATCTCGTTTGTGGAATTCATATCTTCAG GAACTCTGGAAAGATTCACACTTCCAAACACATCTGAAATTAATATTCCATCGAACAAGATGCCCCAGGGACTTTTTTGCCACCGCTCTCTTACCAATATCAAATCTGGCCCTATGTTCTTCACCCTCTTCTCATGTACCCATTCCCACAGCCAAGTCATTCACCACTGATGTCCTCTGCCCCGACCCGGCTCCTTTCCCGTTCCCCTCAGATTCCACTGCTTCAACAAGCACAGTGTCTCTCCCGCTCTCTCTGCTCCTTGCTGCCACCCGCCTAACAGCGATCCATGATCCGAGTTTGAGTTTTACTCAGACCCAAATCTCGGCCCCGCTTACGCTTACTTTCCCCGCCGTGTATGCAGAATACGTCCGGCTTCTCACATCGGCGAAGGCATCGGCGTCTGCGTCGGGAGCTGCGGCGACGCCGGGGCGGATCTGGGGCAAGGAAGCGGCAAGAGAGGCATGGGAGAAGCTAGTTGGTTGGGGTCTGGTCATCCCAGCTCCCGGAGGTAGCGGGATAGGCGACGGAAAGATGTTCAGAATTGAGATCAGCTTCGAGGAGGTCGTCGATGGAATGGGCCCAGGTGGTGCCGGTGCCTTGGGGAGGTGGTGGAGAGACTGA
- a CDS encoding uncharacterized protein (EggNog:ENOG410PQZ3~COG:S) codes for MELTEELFVNRIKSMYERSLDEHENSFFDAQLQDKVRFHSASLAAPVRATFRSVVTLSMCNRLESLHGGCAATLIDVLTSVILLGLGKPGMFSYGGVTRSLDVKYLRPVPEGVEMEIICELVNMGKRLAMLRGEIRRVDNGDLCVVGMHDKANTDPVVQRL; via the exons ATGGAGTTGACCGAAGAGCTCTTTGTCAACCGTATAAAGTCCATGTACGAAAGGAGCCTCGATGAGCACGAGAACAGC TTCTTCGACGCCCAGCTGCAAGACAAAGTCCGCTTCCATTCTGCTTCCCTCGCCGCTCCTGTTCGTGCTACTTTTCGTTCCGTTGTCACTTTATCCATGTGTAATAGACTTGAAAGCTTGCACGGCGGCTGTGCCGCGACCCTCATCGATGTTCTCACATCCGTTATTCTCCTTGGTCTCGGAAAGCCGGGAATGTTCTCATACGGCGGTGTCACTCGGTCTTTGGATGTGAAATATCTGCGACCAGTTCCAGAGGGCGTGGAGATGGAGATTATCTGCGAGTTAGTCAACATGGGCAAGAGACTGGCAATGTTGCGGGGGGAGATCCGCAGGGTGGATAATGGGGATCTGTGTGTGGTGGGGATGCACGATAAGGCGAACACAGACCCAGTGGTGCAGAGACTGTAA
- a CDS encoding uncharacterized protein (EggNog:ENOG410PJGM~COG:D,K~BUSCO:6915at33183), producing MSSFPSQQQQQQQARSSNPSLLSGRMPNGKVGGAATWGFGVPMGGAPGLQNNQPRTVNAMNTFAQSVGGSQPATPLDLSEFPSLSGGSQPSQTPTTGQAVWSTINQRPAQQTLLQRQLQPPVSSQAPSRASQTQSNQPSQSHTSRDDLFPSGSQFATQLDDFRNGGQGISGQLSSNNQPQTGNIEEFPPLGKQTPGDLGQDRRESLMQSSNLASYGNTMSYANQGLPGQARTSVGSAIHARRDGTGVTSPVGATSASRSPIGPVQNGVGSQEQEDSTNLMAGQHATRPEDFSEQPQQTIPFPEETQPQETVATNQTSDQTPITQMSDREKYGLAGLLRMIHSESPDVASLAIGQDLMSLGLDLNQPEPLHLSFASPFVPSGSGVPLQPDFTLPACYNVANVQPLQTRIPSFTDETLFYIFYSMPRDIMQELVAEELMGRKWRYHKIERAWLTRDDSYPNPVEVERGISERGVYLWWDTATWKKVRREFILRYADLDNRLDPARNFMRGMSFPQTS from the exons ATGTCGAGCTTCCCCTCccaacagcaacagcagcaacaagCAAGATCTTCGAACCCTTCACTGCTCTCCGGTCGGATGCCCAATGGTAAAGTTG GAGGTGCTGCAACTTGGGGTTTTGGTGTGCCAATGGGAGGAGCCCCAGGACTGCAGAACAATCAGCCGCGGACTGTGAATGCTATGAATACATTTGCACAAAGCGTAGGCGGGTCTCAACCTGCTACCCCCTTAGATCTTTC CGAATTCCCCTCTTTGTCAGGCGGCTCTCAGCCATCCCAGACCCCGACAACTGGACAGGCAGTTTGGAGTACTATTAATCAACGACCAGCCCAGCAAACCCTCCTCCAGAGACAATTACAGCCTCCGGTGTCCTCGCAAGCGCCCTCGAGAGCCTCGCAAACACAATCCAATCAACCTTCACAGTCCCATACCTCTCGAGATGACCTTTTTCCTTCAGGCTCGCAGTTCGCGACTCAACTCGACGACTTTAGAAATGGCGGACAAGGAATAAGCGGACAGCTTTCAAGTAACAATCAGCCACAGACCGGCAATATCGAGGAATTTCCGCCGCTAGGAAAACAAACGCCGGGTGACCTGGGACAGGACCGCAGGGAGTCTCTGATGCAATCTAGCAATCTCGCAAGTTACGGAAATACAATGTCATACGCTAATCAGGGGCTTCCGGGGCAAGCAAGAACCTCCGTGGGCAGCGCAATACACGCACGACGCGACGGCACCGGCGTCACTTCCCCAGTAGGAGCAACATCAG CATCGCGATCTCCGATTGGCCCAGTTCAAAATGGCGTCGGCAGTCAGGAGCAAGAG GATTCTACAAATCTCATGGCTGGACAGCACGCTACTCGCCCTGAAGACTTTTCCGAGCAGCCGCAGCAAACAATACCTTTTCCGGAGGAAACTCAGCCCCAAGAGACAGTTGCGACAAATCAAACCTCCGACCAAACTCCCATCACGCAAATGAGCGACCGAGAGAAATATGGACTTGCGGGATTGCTCAGAATGATACATAGCGAAAGCCCTGACGTTGCAAGTTTGGCGATAGGGCAAGATCTAATGAGTCTGGGGTTAGACTTGAATCAACCAGA GCCTCTTCATCTCTCCTTTGCCTCCCCCTTCGTTCCATCGGGTTCAGGGGTTCCCCTCCAACCAGATTTTACTCTCCCCGCCTGTTATAATGTTGCCAACGTACAACCCCTTCAGACACGAATTCCAAGCTTCACCGACGAAACACTCTTTTACATATTCTACAGCATGCCTCGTGATATTATGCAGGAACTTGTTGCTGAGGAGCTCATGGGCCGAAAATGGAGGTATCACAAAATCGAGCGTGCATGGCTCACTCGTGACGATTCATATCCCAACCCTGTCGAAGTTGAAAGGGGTATAAGTGAGAGAGGAGTGTATTTGTGGTGGGACACAGCTACGTGGAAGAAGGTCCGG CGTGAATTCATATTGCGGTACGCTGATCTGGATAATCGGCTTGACCCTGCCCGGAATTTCATGCGCGGGATGTCTTTCCCTCAAACCTCTTAA
- the MRPL4 gene encoding mitochondrial 54S ribosomal protein uL29m (EggNog:ENOG410PJ4W~COG:J), with amino-acid sequence MTKTGPMASRSVISFLYQQGGLSLAELPPAFLAPALYSTKACFNSQRSQFSTSSSPAARDRSRFRGVSAIHRTGPKQPLPVSKYPLPKPASPEQQEKRPANPDHGLWGFFGPNKQAIPTPEEEYAHGRAWTIQELRQKSWDDLHCLWWVTVRERNRIATSNYERKRLAAGYGDFEADNRDKTVRATQHAIKHVLRERWYAWNEARELYNGGYRPSPDEVLEEETETAMPAEVMPEELDSSTKSETTTSKNI; translated from the exons ATGACAAAAACTGGGCCAATGGCGTCGAGATCAGTTATTTCTTTCCTATATCAACAAGGGGGATTATCGCTGGCCGAATTACCTCCAGCTTTCCTTGCTCCTGCGTTGTATTCTACCAAAGCTTGCTTTAATTCCCAACGCTCACAATTCTCTACCTCATCCTCCCCTGCTGCTCGTGACCGCAGTCGCTTCCGTGGAGTGTCGGCCATTCACAGGACTGGACCTAAACAGCCCTTGCCAGTCTCAAAATACCCTCTACCAAAGCCCGCTTCTCCAGAGCAGCAGGAGAAACGACCGGCTAATCCTGATCATGGACTGTGGGGCTTTTTCGGCCCCAATAAGCAAGCTATCCCTACACCGGAAGAAGAATATGCACATG GCCGTGCGTGGACCATCCAAGAGCTGAGACAAAAGTCATGGGATGACCTGCACTGTCTTTGGTGGGTTACAGTTCGCGAACGTAACCGAATAGCGACGTCCAATTATGAAAGAAAGCGGCTCGCAGCCGGCTACGGAGACTTCGAGGCTGACAATAGGGACAAAACG GTACGAGCCACGCAGCATGCTATTAAACACGTCCTTCGGGAACGATGGTATGCCTGGAATGAGGCTCGCGAGCTCTACAATGGTGGATATAGACCGTCTCCAGATGAGGTCCTTGAGGAAGAGACTGAGACTGCTATGCCGGCGGAAGTGATGCCCGAGGAGTTGGATTCGTCTACGAAATCAGAAACCACAACGTCCAAGAATATTTGA
- the GDI1 gene encoding Rab GDP dissociation inhibitor alpha (BUSCO:216270at4751~EggNog:ENOG410PHJ6~COG:O~BUSCO:5154at33183), translating to MEDIAPEYDVVVLGTGLTECVLSGVLSVKGQKVLHIDRNDHYGGEAASVNIKTLFKKFGNLSPDDEPWKKYGRDNDWNVDLVPKLLMSNGELTNILVSTDVTRYLEFRQIAGSYVQQGSGSKAMVAKVPSDAGEALRSSLMGLFEKRRAKKFLEWVGDFDETNPSTHQGLNMATCTMKEVYDKFGLEDTTRDFVGHSMALYQSDEYITAPGKAGETVNRIRLYVNSMARYGKSPYIYPLYGLGELPQGFARLSAIYGGTYMLNTDIDEVLYEDGKVSGIKATMKEKGEPGPGMSFSTKTKKIIADPSYFPGKVRVTGYLLKAICILNHPIDKTDGSDSLQLIIPQSQIGRKHDVYIAMVSSAHNVCPKGYYVAIVSTIAENEANHHLELEAGFQRLGKIEETFMGPPIPLYEPVDSGMADNIYISKSYDATSHFETTTDDIRDIYRRSEGHELVVDGLREGTTLVSEQ from the exons ATGGAAGACATCGCTCCTGAGTATGACGTTGTTGTGCTCGGCACAG GCTTGACTGAATGTGTGCTTTCAGG TGTTCTGAGTGTCAAGGGACAAAAGGTCTTACATATTGATCGCAATGATCACTATGGAGG TGAAGCAGCTTCGGTCAACATAAAAACG CTCTTTAAAAAATTTGGAAACCTAAGCCCCGACGACGAACCGTGGAAGAAATATGGCAGAGACAACGATTGGAACGTCGACCTGGTCCCGAAGTTGCTCATGTCAAACGGAGAATTGACAAACATTCTCGTTTCTACCGACGTTACAAGATACCTTGAGTTCAGACAGATTGCAGGTAGCTATGTGCAGCAGGGAAGTGGCTCGAAGGCCATGGTTGCCAAGGTTCCGTCGGATGCCGGCGAGGCCCTTCGATCTTCATTGATGGGACTTTTTGAGAAGCGCCGTGCGAAAAAGTTTTTAGAATGGGTTGGCGATTTTGATGAGACGAATCCGAGTACCCACCAAG GTCTTAACATGGCAACTTGCACTATGAAGGAAGTCTATGACAAATTCGGACTGGAAGATACTACCCGCGATTTCGTCGGTCACTCCATGGCGCTCTATCAGTCGGATGAGTACATCACAGCCCCTGGCAAGGCAGGCGAAACTGTTAATCGGATCCGTCTATATGTGAACTCGATGGCTCGCTATGGAAAATCACCTTACATCTATCCTCTTTACGGCCTTGGAGAATTGCCTCAGGGCTTTGCTCGCCTCTCTGCAATCTACGGTGGCACTTACATGCTCAATACTGATATCGATGAAGTTCTCTACGAAGATGGCAAGGTCTCGGGCATTAAGGCAACCATGAAAGAAAAGGGCGAACCTGGTCCAGGGATGAGTTTCTCAACCAAGACAAAGAAAATCATTGCTGATCCGTCTTACTTCCCCGGAAAGGTTCGAGTGACTGGATACCTTCTCAAAGCCATCTGTATCTTGAATCACCCCATCGACAAGACCGACGGAAGTGATTCGCTCCAGCTTATTATCCCACAGTCCCAAATTGGACGGAAACATG ATGTCTACATTGCCATGGTCTCCTCTGCTCATAATGTGTGTCCAAAGGGCTATTACGTCGCCATCGTTTCCACGATCGCTGAAAATGAGGCCAACCACCATCTTGAACTGGAAGCTGGATTCCAGCGTCTTGGTAAAATCGAAGAGACATTCATGGGCCCTCCAATCCCGCTTTACGAGCCGGTTGACAGTGGCATGGCGGATAACATCTATATCTCAAAGAGCTACGATGCTACCAGCCATTTTGAGACGACAACAG ATGATATCCGGGACATCTATCGTAGATCAGAGGGACATGAGTTGGTGGTCGACGGCCTTCGCGAGGGAACTACCTTGGTCAGCGAACAATAA
- the SMC2 gene encoding Structural maintenance of chromosomes protein 2 (EggNog:ENOG410PH55~COG:D~BUSCO:773at33183), which produces MRIVEIIIDGFKSYAVRTVISGWDESFNSITGLNGSGKSNILDAICFVLGITNMSTVRAQNLQDLIYKRGQAGVTKASVTIVFDNRDKTKSPIGFEEYASISVTRQIVLGGTSKYLINGHRAQQQTVQNLFQSVQLNINNPNFLIMQGRITKVLNMKPVEILSMIEEAAGTRMFEDRKEKAGKTMAKKEMKVREIEGLLKEEIEPKLEKLRGEKRAFLDFQQTQSDLERLTRLVVAHDYLRNGERLRVAGEELENKRRKIEELESNTARLKSEIANLEEDVSKVKAARDKELRKGGKFQALEDEVKNHSHEMVRLSTQADLKKSSMAEESKKREDAQKAVQEVQTLLKEKKKIYDKLQAQYDAAKAELDAQTAEVEQKEELLQTLQTGVASKEGQENGYQGQLQDARNRVSAAATEQEQSKLKIAHLEKRIKEEEPRAKKAMEQNSGLLKDLDNLKKHAQKLEANLAKQGFEPGREEKMYQEEATLQKEIRDLRGQADSLKRKVANIDFAYADPYPNFDRSKVKGLVAQLFTLDKDKSEAGTALEICAGGRLYNVVVDTAETGTALLQNGKLRKRVTIIPLNKIAAFKASAEKIGAAKEIAPGKVDLALSLIGYDDEVAAAMQYVFGSTLICQDADTAKRVTFDPSVRLKSVTLEGDVYDPSGTLSGGSSPNSSGVLLVLQKLNEVMSELNHKERTLRFLRDTMAKEKKRMDSARATKQELDLKLHEIKLAEEQINGNSSSSIIHTVEEMRTNIEQLKKNIAEAQARHAEATKDVKRIEKDMAEFNDNKDSKLAELQASLDGLKKKLGKSSISVKTLQKELQASQIDSEQAGSDLTTAEEQLAEADAALKAQMEEVEEIKREQKRCKDAHDYAQARLEDEQAKLTRFDDELRDLEEAKRSKAARITEDGLELQRLGHQLEKLQKDQNNAAQSVANMESEYEWIEEERDNFGRPNTPYDFKGQNIAECKASLRNLTERFQGMKKKINPKVMNMIDSVEKKEASLKNMMKTVIRDKRKIEETIVTLDEYKKEALQKTWAKVNADFGQIFADLLPGSFAKLDPPEGKEITDGLEFKVSLGKVWKQSLTELSGGQRSLIAISLIMALLQFKPAPMYILDEVDAALDLSHTQNIGRLIKTRFKGSQFIVVSLKDGMFQNANRIFRTRFSEGTSVVQALTPADLK; this is translated from the exons ATGCGGATTGTCGAGATTATCATCGAT GGCTTCAAATCGTACGCGGTGCGAACGGTGATTTCAGGATG GGATGAATCATTTAACTCAATTACGGGCCTCAACGGTAGTGGAAAGTCTAACATCCTCGATGCAATATGTTTCGTTCTCGGAATCACAAATATGAGCACTGTCCGAGCTCAAAACCTTCAAGATCTCATCTACAAGCGCGGCCAGGCGGGTGTAACGAAAGCGAGTGTTACTATTGTCTTTGACAATCGCGACAAGACCAAATCGCCGATCGGCTTTGAGGAATATGCCAGTATCTCGGTGACTCGTCAGATCGTCTTGGGTGGAACGAGCAAATATTTGATAAACGGACATAGAGCCCAGCAGCAAACCGTGCAGAATCTATTTCAAAGCGTGCAGCTTAATATCAATAATCCGAACTTTTTGATCATGCAGGGACGGATTACAAAGGTGCTGAATATGAAACCTGTCGAGATTTTGTCTATGATTGAAGAGGCCGCTGGGACCCGGATGTTTGAAGAtagaaaggaaaaggcagGCAAGACGATGGCCAAGAAGGAGATGAAAGTGCGCGAAATCGAGGGATTGTTGAAGGAGGAAATCGAGCCCAAATTGGAGAAGCTTAGAGGCGAGAAGAGAGCTTTCCTTGATTTTCAGCAGACTCAAAGCGACCTCGAGCGACTGACAAGGCTTGTTGTTGCGCATGATTATTTGAGAAATGGTGAGCGGTTACGAGTAGCGGGTGAAGAGCTGGAAAACAAGCGACGTAAGATTGAAGAACTGGAATCCAACACTGCTCGACTGAAGAGTGAAATCGCAAACCTCGAGGAAGACGTGAGCAAAGTTAAGGCAGCCCGAGACAAAGAACTCCGGAAAGGAGGTAAATTTCAAGCATTGGAGGACGAAGTGAAAAACCACTCCCATGAAATGGTCAGATTATCTACCCAGGCCGATCTGAAGAAATCCAGCATGGCTGAAGAGTCAAAGAAACGAGAGGATGCCCAGAAAGCAGTGCAAGAAGTGCAAACTTTGctaaaagagaagaagaagatatatGACAAGTTACAGGCGCAGTATGACGCAGCCAAGGCAGAGCTTGATGCGCAAACTGCGGAGGTTGAACAGAAAGAGGAACTTCTCCAAACTCTACAGACCGGGGTGGCATCGAAGGAAGGCCAGGAAAATGGATACCAAGGTCAACTACAGGACGCACGCAACCGTGTCAGTGCCGCCGCCACAGAACAAGAACAATCCAAACTTAAAATCGCTCATTTAGAAAAACGTATCAAAGAGGAGGAGCCACGGGCGAAGAAAGCTATGGAGCAGAATTCGGGCTTACTCAAGGACCTCGATAACCTCAAAAAACATGCGCAAAAGCTGGAAGCGAATCTTGCAAAGCAAGGTTTCGAGCCGGGTAGAGAGGAAAAGATGTACCAGGAAGAGGCAACACTACAAAAAGAAATCCGTGACTTGCGTGGCCAAGCCGATTCTTTAAAGCGAAAAGTTGCCAACATTGATTTTGCTTATGCTGACCCATATCCCAATTTTGACCGGTCGAAAGTGAAGGGTTTAGTTGCTCAGCTGTTCACGTTAGATAAAGATAAGTCGGAAGCTGGAACTGCACTCGAGATCTGCGCTGGTGGGCGCTTGTACAATGTTGTCGTGGACACGGCGGAAACCGGTACAGCTCTCTTACAAAACGGCAAGCTCCGAAAGCGAGTAACCATAATCCCGCTGAATAAGATCGCTGCATTCAAAGCATCAGCCGAGAAGATTGGCGCTGCGAAGGAGATTGCCCCAGGCAAGGTCGATCTTGCGTTGTCCCTGATTGGATATGATGACGAAGTAGCAGCTGCCATGCAGTATGTCTTCGGTTCAACACTCATATGTCAGGATGCGGATACCGCCAAAAGAGTGACGTTCGATCCATCAGTGCGCCTGAAGAGCGTAACATTAGAGGGTGATGTCTATGACCCATCAGGAACACTCTCCGGAGGTAGCTCCCCAAATTCAAGTGGCGTCCTCCTTGTTTTGCAAAAATTGAACGAAGTAATGTCTGAATTAAACCACAAAGAACGAACTCTTCGTTTCCTCCGGGATACAATGgcaaaggagaagaagagaatggaCTCTGCCAGGGCAACGAAACAGGAACTCGACCTAAAACTTCACGAGATAAAACTCGCTGAAGAACAAATCAACGGAAATTCTTCATCTTCG ATCATTCATACCGTGGAAGAAATGCGGACAAACATAGAACAGCTTAAAAAGAATATCGCGGAAGCTCAGGCCCGACATGCTGAAGCAACAAAAGATGTCAAAAGAATTGAAAAGGATATGGCTGAGTTTAACGACAATAAGGATAGCAAATTGGCAGAGCTACAAGCATCCTTGGATGgcttgaagaagaaactgGGCAAAAGCTCCATCTCAGTTAAAACGTTACAGAAAGAACTTCAGGCATCACAGATTGACTCTGAACAAGCAGGGAGTGACTTGACAACTGCAGAAGAACAATTGGCCGAGGCGGACGCAGCGTTGAAGGCCCAAATGGAGGAGGTTGAGGAGATAAAGCGGGAGCAAAAACGGTGCAAG GACGCTCATGATTATGCACAAGCACGACTTGAGGACGAACAAGCAAAACTTACAAGATTTGATGACGAGCTGCGTGATCTCGAAGAAGCCAAACGGTCCAAGGCGGCGAGAATCACAGAAGACGGCTTAGAGCTTCAAAGGCTTGGGCATCAGCTTGAAAAGCTCCAAAAGGACCAGAACAATGCCGCACAGTCGGTGGCTAATATGGAAAGCGAATATGAATGGATTGAGGAAGAGAGGGATAATTTTGGACGCCCGAATACGCCTTATGACTTTAAGGGGCAAAATATTGCCGAGTGCAAGGCCTCTTTGCGCAACCTTACCGAACGCTTCCAGggaatgaagaagaaaatcaaccCCAAGGTCATGAATATGATTGATAGCgtagaaaagaaggaagcTTCGCTAAAAAACATGATGAAGACGGTTATCCGGGATAAGAGAAAAATTGAAGAGACAATTGTCACTTTAGACGAATACAAGAAGGAAGCGTTGCAAAAGACTTGGGCCAAAGTTAACGCAGACTTTGGCCAAATTTTCGCGGATCTACTTCCGGGCAGTTTTGCAAAACTTGACCCACCCGAGGGCAAGGAGATTACAGACGGCTTGGAGTTCAAAGTGAGCTTAGGAAAGGTGTGGAAGCAAAGCTTGACAGAACTGAGCGGAGGTCAACG ATCGCTGATAGCCATCTCACTGATCATGGCTTTGCTCCAGTTCAAGCCCGCACCAATGTACATCCTGGATGAGGTTGATGCCGCGCTTGACCTGTCTCACACACAGAATATCGGCCGATTGATCAAAACTCGATTCAAAGGATCTCAGTTCATCGTGGTCAGTCTGAAAGACGGAATGTTCCAGAATGCGAATAGGATCTTTAGAACGAGATTTAGTGAAGGCACTAGTGTGGTTCAAGCGCTGACACCGGCAGACTTGAAGTAA
- a CDS encoding uncharacterized protein (EggNog:ENOG410PRQ0~COG:O~TransMembrane:1 (o6-28i)~BUSCO:14893at33183) gives MAEVEPSLNIPSLLTLAVVSFFVIRWFFSRPGDGNGDSSDSSRGTRPRVDPAQVEQIAQMFPQLSRREIMWDLQRNGGSVAATTERVLAGLGLETPPPYFQPNIVASPSPGSTAASTSPAPSKPPVDDLISRYNLSSRLQEEVSGSTTGVDTGSDTIMRSESTWSQNKMERQRLLQKRRDDMILAARRKMLEKDRVAGQL, from the exons ATGGCCGAAGTCGAGCCATCCCTAAATATCCCTTCCCTCCTCACTCTCGCGGTTGTATCGTTCTTCGTCATCCGATGGTTTTTCTCACGGCCTGGAGACGGGAATGGGGACAGTTCGGACTCGAGCAGAGGCACCCGCCCGCGGGTCGACCCTGCGCAGGTTGAGCAGATTGCGCAGATGTTTCCACAGTTGAGCCGGAGGGAAATCATGTGGGATCTACAGCGGAACGGAGGCAGTGTGGCCGCCACGACAGAAAGGGTGTTAGCTGGACTGGGATTAGAAACT CCTCCTCCTTATTTTCAGCCAAATATTGTTGCATCTCCAAGTCCTGGAAGCACAGCTGCTTCAACGTCACCAGCCCCATCCAAACCGCCTGTGGATGATCTCATTTCTCGATATAACCTGAGTTCGCGACTTCAGGAAGAAGTCTCCGGGAGTACGACCGGTGTGGATACCGGCTCTGACACGATCATGCGATCGGAAAGTACTTGGTCACAAAACAAAATGGAGCGGCAACGGCTTTTACAGAAACGCAGGGATGACATGATTCTAGCGGCAAGAAGGAAGATGTTGGAGAAAGATCGCGTAGCCGGTCAATTATAA